A region from the Pseudomonas promysalinigenes genome encodes:
- a CDS encoding type 1 glutamine amidotransferase domain-containing protein, translating into MSKKILVVLTNTPKYPVIKRATGLWLGEAVHFVDAVLKAGYQVDYVSPGGGYVPIDPHSLQMAPELDWQWLEDKSFLNLLGSTSSPDQLKAEDYCAMYYTGGHGVMFDFPNNQPLQGVARKVYESNGIIAAVCHGVVGLLNIKLSDNSLLLKDRQVTGFSNTEEKLAELDKVVPFLTENELIARGGLYHKGDDPWQPFVVGDGRLLTGQNPASTALLAQKVITALQAQ; encoded by the coding sequence ATGAGCAAGAAAATTCTCGTGGTACTGACCAACACGCCTAAATATCCCGTCATTAAACGAGCTACTGGCCTGTGGTTGGGTGAGGCCGTGCATTTTGTCGATGCCGTACTCAAGGCTGGATACCAAGTTGATTACGTGAGTCCTGGCGGCGGTTATGTGCCTATCGACCCCCATAGCTTGCAGATGGCGCCGGAGCTGGACTGGCAATGGTTAGAAGACAAGTCGTTCTTGAATCTTCTAGGCTCAACCTCAAGCCCGGACCAGCTCAAGGCTGAGGATTATTGCGCCATGTATTACACCGGGGGTCACGGGGTGATGTTCGATTTCCCCAACAATCAACCGCTTCAAGGCGTGGCGCGCAAGGTCTATGAAAGCAATGGCATCATTGCCGCAGTTTGTCACGGCGTGGTCGGCTTACTGAACATCAAGCTCAGCGACAACAGCCTGCTGCTCAAGGACCGGCAGGTAACCGGTTTTTCCAATACAGAAGAGAAATTGGCAGAGTTGGACAAAGTCGTGCCTTTTCTCACTGAAAATGAGTTGATCGCACGCGGCGGCCTCTATCACAAAGGCGATGACCCCTGGCAACCGTTCGTGGTTGGCGACGGGAGGTTACTCACCGGGCAGAACCCTGCCTCGACGGCGCTGCTGGCGCAAAAGGTGATTACTGCACTGCAGGCGCAGTGA